Proteins encoded by one window of Candidatus Binatia bacterium:
- a CDS encoding xanthine dehydrogenase family protein subunit M has translation MIPAEFEYFVPATFKEALDLLSTYKDDAKILAGGQSLVPLMKLRLARPRYVIDIGRIADMNDIRLEDESIRIGALATHAQVEHSELVQKDSPLLSQAAATIGDVQVRNQGTIGGSLAHADPTADLPAVILALEAELKAVGPGGERWIKAEDFFVGFFTSSLEPDEILTEIKIPVSQGSKTAYLKAAQRASGFAVVGVAVRLKISKNELCDEIAIGLTGVSDKAFRARAAEVVLGGKKLEEPLLEQAAAKVTDGVDPLEDINGSKEYRSHLARVYTVRAIRAALAL, from the coding sequence ATGATTCCGGCTGAGTTCGAATATTTCGTTCCCGCTACGTTCAAAGAAGCGCTCGATTTGCTTTCGACTTACAAAGACGATGCTAAGATCCTCGCCGGCGGACAGAGTCTCGTGCCCTTGATGAAGCTCCGTCTCGCCAGGCCAAGGTACGTGATCGATATCGGCCGAATCGCCGATATGAATGACATTCGCCTTGAAGATGAAAGCATTCGCATCGGCGCGCTTGCGACGCACGCCCAGGTCGAACATTCGGAGCTGGTACAAAAAGACTCTCCTCTTCTTTCACAAGCGGCTGCGACGATCGGCGACGTGCAGGTGCGAAATCAGGGAACGATCGGAGGAAGCTTGGCTCACGCCGATCCGACGGCCGATCTTCCCGCGGTGATTCTAGCGCTCGAAGCCGAATTGAAAGCCGTCGGACCAGGCGGCGAGAGATGGATCAAGGCGGAAGATTTCTTCGTCGGCTTTTTCACCAGTAGCCTGGAGCCGGATGAAATTCTGACCGAGATCAAAATTCCGGTATCGCAGGGAAGCAAAACCGCTTATCTCAAGGCGGCGCAAAGGGCGTCCGGGTTTGCCGTGGTCGGCGTGGCCGTGCGCCTGAAGATTAGTAAGAATGAACTCTGCGATGAGATCGCAATCGGGCTCACCGGCGTGAGCGACAAAGCCTTTCGCGCCCGCGCTGCGGAGGTGGTTCTAGGCGGGAAAAAGCTTGAGGAACCGCTGCTTGAGCAAGCCGCAGCTAAAGTGACGGACGGAGTCGATCCGCTCGAAGATATCAACGGCTCAAAAGAATATCGCTCCCACCTCGCCAGAGTGTACACGGTGCGCGCGATTCGTGCGGCGCTAGCCTTGTAG
- a CDS encoding biotin carboxyl carrier protein, whose amino-acid sequence MNEIRFVDTTLRDGQQSLWALGMKTEAMLAIAEQMDRCGFESMEFFLSMMFKKYAKERKENAWDWLREGSKRFTRTRLRYHGGLHGGFEKIPSCILRLMVERVVSYGLTLTRTSNCWNDYTSFREEVEGLRKLGMETVVNLIYSVSPRHTDEYYARKAREAAAIRPYRICFKDVGGMLTPERARALIPIIQQNIGDVPLEFHAHCNNSLAPLCYLEAAKLGVNTLHTAIPPLANGSSQPSVVNVARNLRALGYDPAVNEAAVAPVAEHFNFVAKREGLPIGRPLDYDHSQYYHQVPGGMISNLRHQLKIVGMEDKLDATLEEAARVRAEFGYPIMVTPLSQFVGSQAAINVIVGERYKEVTDQVIQYAFGIWGKEGAELMDPEVKDKILSRPRAKKWKNWTPPDPSLQEVRRRFGGRGVSDEELILRVYAGEDAVKALLSTGSPNEYLDATHPLAMLVREISKRNDLNYVNVQKPGFSVTLGKAAN is encoded by the coding sequence ATGAACGAGATCCGTTTCGTCGATACGACGCTCCGCGACGGGCAGCAGAGCCTCTGGGCTCTCGGGATGAAAACCGAGGCGATGCTCGCGATCGCCGAGCAAATGGACCGGTGCGGCTTCGAGTCGATGGAGTTTTTTCTCTCGATGATGTTCAAGAAGTACGCCAAGGAGCGCAAGGAGAACGCCTGGGATTGGCTCCGCGAGGGCTCGAAGCGCTTCACCAGGACGCGGCTCAGATATCACGGCGGCCTGCACGGCGGCTTCGAAAAAATTCCTAGCTGCATCTTACGCCTCATGGTCGAGCGCGTCGTATCCTATGGCCTTACGCTCACGCGCACTTCGAACTGCTGGAACGACTACACGAGCTTCAGGGAGGAGGTGGAGGGCCTGCGCAAGTTGGGCATGGAGACCGTCGTCAATTTGATTTACTCGGTGTCGCCGCGCCACACGGACGAATACTACGCGCGGAAGGCGCGCGAGGCGGCGGCCATCCGGCCCTACCGCATCTGCTTCAAAGACGTGGGCGGCATGCTCACGCCTGAGCGCGCGCGCGCTCTCATCCCAATAATCCAGCAGAATATCGGCGATGTACCGCTGGAGTTCCACGCGCACTGCAACAACAGCCTGGCGCCGCTCTGCTATCTCGAAGCGGCCAAGCTCGGCGTGAACACGCTGCATACGGCGATCCCGCCGCTGGCAAACGGATCGTCGCAGCCGTCGGTCGTAAACGTCGCGAGAAACTTGCGCGCGTTGGGATACGATCCGGCCGTGAACGAAGCGGCGGTAGCGCCCGTTGCCGAGCATTTTAATTTCGTAGCGAAAAGAGAGGGGCTGCCGATCGGCAGGCCGCTCGACTACGATCACTCGCAATACTATCACCAGGTCCCCGGTGGGATGATCTCCAACCTGCGTCACCAGCTCAAGATCGTCGGCATGGAAGACAAACTTGACGCAACGCTTGAGGAAGCGGCGCGCGTCCGCGCCGAGTTCGGCTATCCGATCATGGTCACGCCGCTGTCGCAGTTCGTAGGTTCGCAGGCGGCGATCAACGTGATCGTCGGCGAGCGCTATAAAGAAGTCACGGATCAGGTGATCCAGTATGCGTTCGGCATCTGGGGTAAAGAAGGCGCGGAACTGATGGATCCTGAAGTAAAAGATAAAATCTTGAGCCGGCCGCGGGCCAAGAAGTGGAAAAATTGGACGCCGCCCGACCCGTCGCTTCAGGAAGTGCGCCGGAGATTCGGCGGACGGGGTGTCTCGGACGAAGAGTTGATCCTACGGGTTTACGCCGGCGAGGACGCGGTCAAGGCGCTGCTTTCCACCGGCTCGCCGAACGAATATCTCGACGCAACACATCCGCTGGCCATGCTGGTGCGGGAGATCTCGAAGCGGAACGACTTGAACTACGTTAATGTTCAGAAGCCGGGATTTTCGGTCACACTGGGGAAAGCGGCAAATTAG
- a CDS encoding peroxiredoxin family protein, producing the protein MPPTDLERIKIGERAPDFTLENADGKKVSLGSYRGKKHVVLVFYRGYWUTYCTLQLGKLKTLLTPKEHQRVEILAVSPDTHAESKQFLKKLKPFPGEFDFPMLEDKDHKVIDRYGLLNPEIKGMPHPATYVIDTEGVVRWKFVETDYTKRPTNEQILEAVRKIS; encoded by the coding sequence ATGCCGCCGACGGACCTCGAAAGGATCAAGATCGGGGAGAGGGCTCCCGACTTCACGCTGGAGAACGCGGACGGCAAGAAGGTCAGTCTCGGTAGCTATCGCGGGAAGAAGCATGTCGTTTTGGTCTTTTACCGCGGCTACTGGTGAACCTATTGCACGCTTCAGCTCGGGAAGCTGAAAACACTTCTCACTCCCAAAGAGCACCAGCGCGTCGAGATTCTGGCCGTCAGTCCCGACACCCACGCCGAGTCCAAGCAGTTCCTCAAGAAGCTGAAGCCGTTTCCCGGCGAATTCGATTTTCCCATGCTGGAGGACAAAGACCACAAGGTGATCGACCGCTACGGCTTATTGAATCCCGAGATCAAGGGCATGCCGCATCCGGCGACTTACGTGATCGACACAGAAGGCGTCGTGCGCTGGAAGTTCGTCGAGACGGACTATACGAAACGGCCCACCAACGAGCAGATCTTAGAAGCCGTGCGGAAGATTTCGTAA
- a CDS encoding TIGR04282 family arsenosugar biosynthesis glycosyltransferase — MPRSGNALVVMAKAPVAGEVKTRLVPPLTLDEAAELYRCLLLDLLENFAAFETADRYVVFSPPSAARLFDEIAPPGFICFPQQGADLGDRMRSIFEDLFERGYERIVVIGSDLPVFPSSFLSDAFRALAESARVVLGPSRDGGYYLIGLSRLVPEIFSDMAWGSERVFEATRRKLSRIGIEPVLLPVWFDVDRVEDLPALAAGGSARLRTRTFELLKKIPGLRNLPHGF; from the coding sequence ATGCCGAGGTCCGGTAACGCGCTGGTCGTCATGGCCAAAGCTCCGGTCGCCGGCGAGGTCAAGACCCGGCTGGTTCCGCCGCTCACGTTGGACGAGGCCGCGGAGCTTTACCGCTGCCTCTTGCTTGATCTGCTGGAAAATTTCGCCGCGTTCGAAACCGCCGATCGCTATGTCGTCTTTTCGCCGCCGTCGGCGGCGCGTCTGTTCGACGAGATCGCGCCGCCGGGTTTCATCTGTTTTCCCCAGCAGGGCGCGGATCTCGGCGACCGGATGCGCTCGATCTTCGAGGACTTGTTCGAGCGAGGTTATGAACGCATCGTCGTGATCGGCAGCGACTTGCCGGTGTTTCCGTCGAGTTTTCTGAGCGACGCCTTTCGCGCGCTGGCTGAATCGGCGCGGGTCGTTTTGGGTCCGAGCCGGGACGGCGGCTACTATTTGATCGGCCTCAGCCGTCTTGTGCCGGAGATTTTTTCGGATATGGCCTGGGGTAGCGAACGGGTCTTCGAGGCCACGCGGCGGAAACTCTCTCGGATTGGAATCGAGCCGGTTCTTTTGCCCGTCTGGTTCGACGTGGATCGGGTCGAGGACTTGCCGGCGCTCGCGGCGGGCGGATCAGCTAGGCTTCGGACGCGAACCTTCGAGCTGCTGAAAAAAATTCCGGGCTTACGAAATCTTCCGCACGGCTTCTAA
- a CDS encoding TIGR04283 family arsenosugar biosynthesis glycosyltransferase: MRVSIIVPALDEENTIASTLEDLRSFPAEVIVVDGGSRDRTAEIARQMQVMVIASSRGRARQMNAGAAAAAGDALLFLHADTRLPSSAIEDVQSALNDPRHVGGRFDLKLDDDRTIFRLIGFLISLRSRVTKVATGDQAIFVRREIFQTISGFPEIPILEDVAFCRALKKMGKVACLRSRVATSARRWQKDGIGRTIVKMWALKFLFLIGVSPFRLKRFYAEVR; encoded by the coding sequence ATGCGCGTCTCGATCATCGTCCCGGCCCTCGACGAGGAAAATACGATTGCTTCCACGCTGGAGGACCTTAGATCGTTCCCGGCGGAAGTGATCGTCGTGGACGGGGGCAGCCGCGACCGCACCGCCGAAATTGCGCGGCAAATGCAGGTCATGGTGATCGCTTCGTCGCGCGGGCGGGCCCGCCAGATGAACGCCGGCGCCGCGGCGGCCGCGGGAGACGCGCTCCTTTTTCTTCACGCCGATACCCGGCTACCGTCTTCTGCAATCGAAGACGTCCAGTCGGCCCTGAATGATCCGCGCCACGTCGGGGGACGCTTCGACTTGAAGTTGGACGATGACCGAACCATCTTCCGGTTGATCGGTTTTTTGATCAGCCTCCGCTCCCGCGTGACCAAGGTCGCCACCGGCGATCAGGCGATCTTCGTTCGCCGCGAGATTTTCCAAACTATCAGCGGCTTTCCGGAAATTCCCATCCTCGAGGATGTCGCCTTCTGCCGCGCTTTGAAGAAAATGGGGAAGGTGGCGTGTCTCAGGAGCCGGGTGGCGACCTCCGCAAGGCGCTGGCAAAAGGACGGGATCGGCCGCACGATTGTGAAAATGTGGGCCCTCAAGTTTCTTTTCCTGATCGGCGTTTCGCCTTTTCGCTTGAAGCGCTTTTATGCCGAGGTCCGGTAA
- a CDS encoding TVP38/TMEM64 family protein, whose translation MPAPPAPAAVAAARCFPSEAMTSAETSFREMGPRRMVLGLALLVFIAAAFVLRERFGAAPLVDWIRSVGPWAPLVYMLVFLIAPALFIPGAPITIAGGALFGPVWGTIYSVVSATAGATLAFQISRHLVGEWAERKAGGIVKRLKDGVEEEGWRFVAFTRLVPLFPFNVLNYGYGLTRVKFSHYVVASFFCMIPGAAAYSLIGYAGREAVLGGDWPLLQISAALGLMFFLSMLPRLVLHLRKPGGRRS comes from the coding sequence ATGCCTGCACCGCCGGCGCCGGCAGCAGTTGCGGCGGCGCGCTGCTTTCCCAGTGAAGCGATGACCTCCGCCGAAACGAGCTTCAGGGAAATGGGGCCGAGAAGGATGGTCCTCGGCCTTGCTCTTCTTGTTTTCATCGCTGCCGCCTTTGTCCTGCGCGAGCGCTTCGGCGCCGCTCCCCTGGTCGATTGGATTCGGTCCGTGGGCCCATGGGCGCCGCTTGTCTACATGCTCGTTTTTCTGATCGCGCCGGCACTTTTCATTCCGGGCGCGCCGATCACGATTGCCGGAGGAGCGCTCTTCGGGCCGGTGTGGGGAACGATCTATAGCGTTGTGTCGGCAACGGCCGGCGCGACCCTCGCTTTTCAAATATCGCGCCATCTCGTGGGAGAATGGGCGGAGAGAAAAGCCGGCGGCATCGTCAAGCGTCTCAAGGACGGCGTGGAAGAAGAAGGCTGGCGCTTCGTGGCCTTCACGCGGCTCGTGCCGCTCTTTCCCTTCAACGTTTTGAATTACGGCTACGGTTTGACGCGGGTCAAGTTTTCGCATTATGTCGTCGCATCCTTTTTTTGCATGATCCCAGGCGCCGCCGCTTACAGCCTGATCGGCTACGCGGGCAGGGAAGCGGTTCTCGGCGGCGACTGGCCGCTGCTTCAGATCAGCGCGGCGCTGGGTCTGATGTTTTTTCTTTCGATGCTGCCCCGCCTGGTTCTTCACCTGAGGAAACCCGGCGGGAGACGAAGCTAA
- the arsS gene encoding arsenosugar biosynthesis radical SAM (seleno)protein ArsS (Some members of this family are selenoproteins.): MTPFSAKLRPTGQTLRKRAIEVLQVNMGKYCNQACTHCHVEAGPGRKEMMTRETVGAVLKFLSAAKIPTVDITGGAPELNPNFDRLVESSAGLGRRVMDRCNLTVIFEPRKDYLPEFFRANKVELICSLPCYTEDNVDRQRGEGVFDLSIRALHRFNELGYGDPATGLELHLVYNPLGAYLPPPQERLEEDYKKNLKEKYGIVFNRLYCLANMPITRFEKFLKLRGEYDRYVELLESAFNPATLDKVMCRELISVGWDGLVYDCDFNQMLNLPMMDEDGEAIKISALSPDGLENRPILVGDHCYACTAGAGSSCGGALLSQ, encoded by the coding sequence ATGACTCCATTCTCCGCCAAACTTCGGCCAACCGGACAGACCTTGCGCAAGCGCGCGATCGAAGTCCTGCAAGTCAACATGGGCAAATATTGCAATCAGGCTTGCACCCACTGCCACGTGGAGGCGGGGCCCGGGCGCAAGGAGATGATGACGCGCGAGACCGTCGGGGCCGTTCTAAAGTTTTTGTCCGCTGCGAAGATTCCGACGGTCGATATCACCGGCGGCGCGCCGGAGCTGAACCCGAATTTCGACCGCCTCGTGGAGTCGAGCGCCGGCCTCGGCCGCCGCGTCATGGACCGCTGCAATCTCACGGTGATCTTCGAGCCGCGGAAGGATTATCTGCCGGAATTTTTTCGCGCCAACAAAGTCGAGCTTATCTGCTCGCTGCCTTGCTACACCGAAGATAACGTGGACCGGCAGAGGGGAGAGGGCGTCTTCGATTTGAGCATCCGAGCGCTCCATCGCTTCAACGAGCTGGGATACGGCGATCCCGCGACCGGTCTGGAGCTTCACCTGGTTTATAATCCCCTGGGAGCCTACCTGCCGCCGCCGCAAGAGCGATTGGAGGAGGACTACAAGAAAAATCTCAAAGAGAAGTACGGTATCGTCTTCAACCGGCTTTACTGCCTGGCGAATATGCCGATCACGCGCTTCGAGAAGTTTCTCAAGCTGCGCGGCGAGTACGATCGCTATGTGGAGCTGCTGGAGTCGGCTTTCAACCCCGCCACGCTGGACAAAGTGATGTGCCGTGAGCTTATCAGCGTGGGGTGGGACGGTCTGGTGTACGATTGCGATTTCAATCAGATGCTCAATCTGCCGATGATGGACGAAGACGGCGAGGCAATAAAAATATCCGCGTTGTCCCCGGACGGGCTGGAGAACCGACCGATTCTTGTCGGCGACCACTGTTATGCCTGCACCGCCGGCGCCGGCAGCAGTTGCGGCGGCGCGCTGCTTTCCCAGTGA
- a CDS encoding transglutaminase-like domain-containing protein encodes MNRRTFLKGTLAVSGGLFVAGRLPAPPRVEAANEAAPKWRTFEVSTKVEVLDPQGAAKIWLPVPLLTDTDYFKRLGDTWSGNAAGMGNLRDAKYDAGMVYAEWSGSEKSPTIELTSRFATRDRRIDFKKPSNAVKEDKEVLKLYLQPTALIPTDGIVADNARVITLGAKRDIDKARAIYEWIVDNTFRDPKVKGCGLGDIRAMLESRNLGGKCADLNALYVGLARASGIPARDVYGVRCATSADFKSLGKAGDITKAQHCRAEVFLTGYGWVPVDPADVRKVVLEERPEGLSLQDPLVKKARAKLFGAWEMNWLAFNYAHDLKLPNSSAKPLPFLMYPQGETAGGRKDSLEPESFRYTMTSKEIEV; translated from the coding sequence ATGAATCGACGAACATTCTTGAAGGGGACCCTCGCTGTTTCCGGCGGGCTTTTCGTGGCCGGCCGCCTGCCTGCGCCGCCGCGCGTGGAGGCGGCGAACGAGGCGGCTCCCAAGTGGCGCACGTTCGAGGTGAGCACCAAGGTGGAGGTCCTGGATCCGCAGGGCGCGGCGAAGATATGGTTGCCGGTTCCGCTCCTGACCGACACCGACTATTTTAAAAGATTGGGCGACACGTGGAGCGGCAACGCCGCCGGCATGGGAAATCTTCGCGACGCAAAGTACGACGCCGGGATGGTATACGCCGAATGGTCGGGCTCGGAAAAATCCCCCACGATCGAGCTGACGAGCCGCTTCGCGACGCGGGACCGGCGAATCGACTTTAAGAAGCCGAGCAACGCCGTCAAGGAAGACAAAGAAGTGCTCAAGCTCTATCTCCAACCCACGGCGCTCATCCCGACCGACGGTATCGTCGCGGACAACGCGCGCGTGATCACGCTCGGCGCCAAGCGCGACATCGACAAGGCCAGGGCGATCTACGAGTGGATCGTCGACAACACCTTTCGCGATCCCAAGGTCAAAGGATGCGGGCTCGGCGATATCAGGGCGATGCTTGAGTCGCGCAACCTCGGCGGCAAATGCGCGGACCTGAACGCGCTCTACGTCGGTCTGGCGCGCGCCTCCGGCATTCCGGCGCGGGATGTCTACGGCGTCCGTTGTGCGACTTCGGCGGACTTCAAGAGCCTGGGCAAAGCGGGCGACATCACCAAGGCGCAGCACTGCCGGGCGGAAGTTTTTCTCACCGGTTACGGCTGGGTTCCGGTCGATCCCGCCGATGTGCGCAAGGTCGTGCTGGAAGAGAGACCCGAGGGTCTCAGCCTTCAGGACCCGCTGGTCAAGAAAGCGCGCGCAAAGCTCTTCGGCGCCTGGGAAATGAATTGGCTCGCCTTCAACTACGCGCACGACCTCAAGCTGCCGAACTCCTCGGCGAAGCCGCTGCCGTTCCTGATGTATCCGCAGGGCGAGACGGCAGGGGGGCGAAAAGACAGTCTCGAGCCCGAGTCCTTCCGCTATACGATGACCTCGAAGGAGATCGAGGTCTGA
- a CDS encoding cache domain-containing protein, which translates to MIVVYERAQHSKLERSLVDAARALSSAVDRELEASIRSLQVLATSEELELANLKQFCDEAAKVVKTQRYWDSIALSDESGRQLLSLRRPFGSRSPGSPNDPEHLRVVSTGRPAISNLYTGRITQEPLIAVTVPVFRNGKVKYLLAASIFPRSLLQLVHEQVMPAGWTATIIDRNATVIVRTKNFEQSLGTLATPLFADKSRKETEGTWRDVSSDGVDQYRGFYRSNLSGWSVGLAIPVSAAEAAYRRWLASVMLGSALLLVSALTLAYFIARRISNSIAALSGAAETLGRGEIPQVSASAIVEVDRVAQALEKAADERKRAENARSRLVAIVESSHNAIVGRTLDGTITSWNKGAEKIFGYRPEEAIGRSITMLFPAEQMEIVERNSEAIRQVKLSSLTKGCGSGKPAGASMSRPPSRPSRTKVETPSASRPSRATSPSGSGRKMK; encoded by the coding sequence ATGATCGTCGTTTACGAGCGGGCACAACACTCCAAACTGGAACGTAGTCTCGTCGACGCCGCCCGCGCGCTTTCCTCGGCGGTAGACCGCGAGCTTGAAGCCTCCATTCGCTCGCTGCAAGTGCTGGCGACATCGGAGGAGCTCGAGTTGGCAAATCTCAAACAATTTTGCGACGAGGCCGCGAAAGTAGTAAAAACTCAGCGCTATTGGGACTCCATCGCGCTCTCCGACGAATCCGGACGCCAGCTTCTGAGTCTCCGGAGGCCATTCGGTTCCCGTTCGCCCGGGTCTCCCAACGACCCCGAGCATTTAAGAGTGGTCTCGACCGGCCGGCCGGCGATTTCTAATTTGTACACCGGCCGGATCACGCAAGAGCCTTTGATCGCCGTAACCGTGCCCGTGTTTCGAAACGGGAAGGTCAAGTACCTGCTGGCCGCCTCAATCTTTCCGCGCTCGCTGTTGCAGCTTGTACACGAGCAGGTCATGCCGGCCGGGTGGACGGCGACGATCATCGACAGGAACGCGACGGTGATCGTCCGCACGAAAAATTTTGAACAGTCTCTGGGCACGCTGGCAACGCCGTTGTTTGCCGACAAAAGCAGAAAGGAGACGGAGGGTACGTGGCGCGACGTCAGCAGCGACGGAGTGGATCAATATAGAGGATTTTACCGCTCGAACCTTTCCGGCTGGAGCGTGGGGCTGGCGATTCCGGTGTCGGCTGCCGAGGCAGCGTACCGGCGGTGGCTCGCCTCCGTCATGCTTGGCAGCGCCCTGCTCCTGGTGTCGGCTCTTACCTTGGCGTATTTCATCGCACGGCGAATCTCAAATTCTATCGCCGCTCTTTCCGGGGCGGCGGAAACTCTTGGACGCGGTGAGATACCGCAGGTTTCTGCCTCTGCCATTGTCGAGGTCGACAGGGTAGCGCAAGCGCTCGAAAAAGCCGCAGACGAGCGCAAGCGGGCGGAAAACGCGCGGTCCCGGCTTGTGGCCATTGTGGAGTCTTCCCACAACGCCATTGTCGGCAGGACCTTGGACGGCACCATCACGAGCTGGAACAAGGGCGCGGAAAAAATATTCGGTTATCGTCCCGAGGAGGCGATCGGCCGTTCGATCACGATGTTGTTCCCGGCGGAGCAGATGGAGATTGTGGAAAGAAACTCCGAAGCGATCAGGCAGGTAAAATTATCGAGTCTTACGAAGGGGTGCGGGTCAGGAAAGCCGGCGGGCGCATCCATGTCTCGGCCACCGTCTCGCCCGTCAAGGACGAAAGTGGAAACACCATCGGCGTCGCGTCCATCGCGCGCGACATCACCGAGCGGAAGCGGGCGGAAGATGAAATAA
- a CDS encoding PAS domain-containing sensor histidine kinase has translation MLQQIFDHVPVMLNFVDERGRIIMVNREWERTLGWTLEEIQKEQLDIFAECYPHPEYRQTVLQFLAESDGEWHDFKPRVKDGRIIDTTWAIVRLSDGTSIGIGKDVTDRKRAEKELRISRERLRSLAAYLQSVREEERTRIARELHDEIGQALTGIKLALETSFRERAVIVTPDLREALKSTNDLIGKVRDLSLDLRPGMLDDMGLMAALRWHFDRYETQTHIKVDFTHAGLEGRRLPPAIETVAYRIVQEALTNVARHARVHSVKVGVSVDNDKVRIQIKDSGIGFDSDLLSAHVSGGLSGMREQAVMLEGWLKIESAPGSGTVLTAELPLRPAEAVRH, from the coding sequence ATTCTGCAACAAATATTCGACCATGTTCCCGTGATGTTGAACTTCGTCGACGAGCGTGGCCGCATCATTATGGTCAACCGGGAATGGGAGCGGACGCTCGGGTGGACTCTAGAGGAAATTCAAAAGGAGCAGCTCGACATCTTCGCCGAATGTTATCCTCATCCGGAGTATCGCCAAACGGTTCTCCAGTTTCTCGCCGAGTCCGACGGCGAATGGCACGACTTCAAGCCGCGCGTGAAAGACGGCCGCATCATCGATACAACCTGGGCCATCGTTCGCCTGTCGGACGGCACCAGCATCGGCATCGGCAAGGATGTCACCGATCGCAAGCGGGCGGAGAAGGAGCTGCGCATATCGCGCGAGCGCTTGCGCTCCCTGGCGGCGTACTTGCAGTCCGTGCGCGAAGAAGAAAGAACGCGGATCGCGCGCGAGCTGCACGATGAGATCGGCCAGGCACTGACCGGGATCAAACTGGCCCTAGAGACAAGTTTTCGCGAACGGGCCGTAATCGTCACGCCCGACTTGCGCGAAGCGCTGAAATCGACTAACGATCTCATCGGGAAGGTACGCGATTTGTCCCTCGATCTTCGCCCCGGCATGTTGGACGATATGGGCTTGATGGCGGCGCTGCGATGGCACTTCGATCGTTACGAGACCCAAACCCATATCAAGGTGGACTTCACACACGCAGGACTCGAAGGACGGCGGCTTCCTCCTGCCATCGAAACCGTCGCGTACCGCATCGTGCAAGAGGCCTTGACCAACGTCGCGCGGCACGCGCGGGTCCATTCCGTTAAGGTCGGCGTCTCGGTGGATAACGACAAAGTTCGCATTCAAATCAAGGATTCAGGAATTGGGTTCGATTCTGATCTTCTCTCGGCCCACGTCAGCGGAGGTCTTTCCGGCATGCGCGAGCAGGCCGTCATGTTGGAAGGATGGCTGAAGATAGAATCGGCTCCTGGATCTGGAACCGTTTTAACGGCTGAGCTGCCGCTGCGGCCAGCGGAAGCCGTCAGACACTAG
- a CDS encoding response regulator transcription factor: protein MADDHRVVRQGLRAVLEANPDFHVVGEAGDGLEALRVVERLRPDVLILDMMMPGLHGLEATRQVRKCSPKTHVVVLSMHADEAYVIEALKNGAAAYVLKDSSSEELIKAVREAAAHRHYLSPPLSESAIEAYAQRASPAAMDPYESLSDREREVLQLAAEGHTNPEIGKRLFISPRTVEIHRANMMKKLGLHNQTDVIRYALKRGMLPNN from the coding sequence CTGGCCGACGACCATCGGGTGGTTCGCCAGGGCTTGCGCGCGGTGCTGGAAGCCAACCCCGATTTTCACGTCGTCGGCGAGGCGGGCGATGGACTCGAAGCCTTACGAGTGGTCGAGCGTCTCCGGCCCGACGTGCTCATCCTCGATATGATGATGCCGGGATTGCATGGCCTGGAGGCCACTCGTCAGGTCAGAAAATGCTCGCCCAAAACACATGTGGTCGTTCTATCGATGCATGCCGACGAAGCGTATGTTATCGAGGCGCTGAAAAACGGCGCCGCCGCATATGTCCTGAAAGATTCCAGCTCCGAAGAGTTGATCAAGGCGGTGCGCGAAGCCGCCGCCCACCGCCATTACCTCAGCCCGCCGCTTTCCGAATCGGCCATCGAGGCCTACGCGCAGCGGGCCAGCCCGGCAGCTATGGACCCCTATGAATCCCTGAGTGACCGCGAACGCGAAGTCTTGCAGTTGGCCGCCGAAGGCCACACCAATCCCGAGATCGGCAAGCGGCTTTTCATCAGCCCGCGCACGGTCGAGATCCACCGGGCTAATATGATGAAGAAGCTCGGCCTGCACAACCAGACCGACGTTATCCGCTATGCTCTAAAGCGCGGCATGTTGCCAAACAACTAG